A window from Deinococcus reticulitermitis encodes these proteins:
- a CDS encoding TolC family protein has protein sequence MNSNKTVLLLALALSSTAAAQTRLTLPDAVSRATLSGPDVTTARANLQKAQANLRAVRADPTSIITTLTQAELDVTAQAATLSGTKLNVAQTVIGQYVSAYQAEQSVVLGRAEVALDERNLQIARARLQAKVATQLDVNRAQTALNASRQSLADAQAGLPVLKSQLARSLGLGTSDLRLAEPPTPPRVSASLAALQSGVAARLPSLVQAQNGVTLAGLQVRLANNDYTPARTLSDAQTALANAQRTLQDAQRGVGNGVSDAYRAVQNAQEGVNIARQQAQNAQAALRNAQARLRAGTAAAVEVQQAQVQEQQAQNAVTQAQGGVWRALAGLSVASGTDVTGLVK, from the coding sequence ATGAACTCCAACAAAACCGTCCTCCTGCTCGCCCTCGCCCTCTCCTCGACTGCCGCTGCCCAGACGCGCCTCACTCTGCCCGACGCGGTGAGCCGCGCGACGCTGAGCGGCCCCGACGTGACCACCGCGCGCGCCAACCTGCAAAAGGCGCAGGCCAACCTGCGGGCCGTGCGCGCCGACCCCACCTCGATCATCACGACGCTGACGCAGGCCGAACTCGACGTGACGGCGCAGGCCGCGACCCTCAGCGGCACCAAGCTCAACGTGGCGCAGACGGTGATCGGGCAGTACGTCTCGGCGTACCAGGCCGAGCAGAGCGTCGTGCTCGGGCGGGCGGAGGTGGCCTTAGATGAGCGCAACCTCCAGATCGCCCGCGCCCGCTTGCAGGCCAAGGTCGCCACGCAGCTCGACGTGAACCGCGCCCAGACCGCCCTGAACGCCAGCCGGCAGTCGCTGGCCGACGCGCAGGCGGGATTGCCGGTCCTGAAATCGCAGCTCGCGCGCAGCCTGGGCCTGGGCACGAGCGACCTGCGCCTCGCCGAGCCGCCGACCCCGCCGCGCGTGTCGGCGAGCCTCGCGGCCTTGCAGTCGGGCGTCGCTGCCCGGCTGCCCTCGCTCGTGCAGGCACAAAACGGGGTGACGCTCGCAGGCCTCCAGGTGCGGCTCGCGAACAACGACTACACGCCGGCCCGGACGCTGAGTGACGCCCAGACGGCCCTCGCTAACGCCCAGCGCACGCTGCAAGACGCCCAGCGCGGCGTCGGCAACGGCGTGAGCGACGCCTACCGCGCGGTGCAAAACGCGCAGGAGGGGGTGAACATCGCCCGCCAGCAGGCCCAGAACGCCCAGGCCGCGCTCAGGAACGCCCAGGCTCGCCTCAGGGCCGGCACCGCCGCCGCCGTCGAGGTGCAGCAGGCGCAGGTGCAGGAGCAGCAGGCGCAGAACGCGGTGACCCAGGCCCAAGGCGGCGTGTGGCGCGCGCTCGCGGGGCTCAGCGTGGCGTCGGGCACCGATGTCACCGGCCTGGTGAAATGA